In the Zerene cesonia ecotype Mississippi chromosome 28, Zerene_cesonia_1.1, whole genome shotgun sequence genome, aaaaaaaaaaaaaaaaaaaaaaaaaatatttcagaaatatttaacatttcgtAATAAATTAAGACGAAACGTGAAGTAACCGCAGCCCGCTGACGTTTAAAGTTTACAGTTTCATCAGAACTGTATTGTTTGACTCCGCTACGAATTATGAAGACAAGTGAGTTTCGAGataagcataatatattaaatggatAGTAGACAGTTCTGCATCATAATACAGAAGCGCGGGCAGAAGATAATGAAGAagtatttatagaattatattttgagtCAATATACTAAGGAACTAAGATTGATAGAGGTGCTTGAAActacaaatttgatttatgtgTTCGTTCAGAAATTTGGAATAATTTATGTGAATCGAATATCAACTCAATCGAGAACTTTCAAATAAGCATGCTTCGATATTCATCGATCTACACTGAAAGTAATTGTTTGTGATgtatttcgttttttataGTTTCAGGTACGAATTacacaatattgtaaatacttaatatttcatttctattcTTCGAACCCAAACATTTAATGTTCAAACTTCTATATATCCACATTCATATATTGTTTAAGCTATGTCTATTGAAAAACTCAATCGTTTACATTGCGTAGTAAAAGTTACAAATAACTCATCACTAGATggcgttaaaataaaacaaacattactaACCTGACAGGAATCCTTAGTACCATTGACGTATCCTGCACAAAACATTCTGGGTGTGATCCTGTCATAATTACCGTCTGGCATCGTTTTACAGATCTCGTCTGCCATAACAGGCACATAGGCGCGGCGGAGGTACTCTTGCATTTTGCTCttctgttaattttaaagttgaaTTAGTTacaaatcactacatagtataaaacaaagtcgctttctttgtccctatgcatgtatacttaaatttttaaaactacgcaacagattcTGAGGgggttttttcaataaataaagtgattcaagaggaatgtttatatgtataataaaatctgtaaaactactccgaatttaacgcgggcgaagccgcggacaaaagctaataagtaatataacatgttttaatgtttaggcggccttatcgcttctCAAATGGTTAGTACCtacaatgaaattttcaaGTCGACCCAacaactgtattttatttttaacctaaCTAAAACGGACACTACTTTCACATTTCTTCAAATTCCAATTATTAactttactagctgcgccccgcggtttcactcgcgtaaatccgtatcctgtaagaatatcgggataaaaagttgcctatatgttactccacttgtccagctgtctacgtacaaaatttcattgcaatcggttcagtggtttttgtgtgaaagagcaacaaatacacacacacctttacaaacattcgcatttataatattagtaggactagtaggataggattatattaattgaaatcaaGCAAGTGAAATTAATGCTTGTTCACAAGAATGTCGAAGCACCGTGACCAATGCAACGCATACGTGTACTATGAACTCTCGCGCGTGTAATCAGAACTGCATCATTGGATGTTTTCATTAGAAATACATGAATTAGGAATaccgtttttaaattatgacgtCTATTTAAAATGCACGGTTAGtgtatcaattttaatacatgAGTGATTAATATTGTGCGTTTAGTTTCTCGTCAGTATAAAGTaggtattttgattttatttatgtttgtgaaCGTTCAAAATGGAAGGAGGTTCGTAATTcgtctatattatttattttttgttatgggcctcgataactccgtgggttgtCAACCGATTGGAGTGATCCTTTTagtgtttgatagaaaattgtagACATTTAGTCCCATTTTCAGAATCTGGACTGATTATCCCCACGGAAATCGGTGGCCATTTGTGTAagagttaatttttaatggtaaGGACATGTTTTTCACTACTCTATCAATGTTTAACAATGTTactaaaaaatgaataagttgattattattgttttattatataactatctgtcccggcgaactccgcagcgccatagaatattgtttcgccatattttccttattgtTCTCACCTGTTAAACCTTCCCCAGACCTCCGCGGACAAATCAAGaccaaaataagataaatccgtTCAACCGTTCTCGAgatttagcgagactaacgaacagcaattgattttgatatataagAAGATGACATTTTGTATAGTATACACGTTTACATATTTACTgctatattacattatttctcGCCAGATATTTACCATTTTTCAAGTGTGGATAGAtccttaaatattttctcatttatattcGCAACTTTAATCTGTCTTGAGGCtgtttaatttagtaaaatcACAATCACATTGATAGACGTAAGGCCGCCATTGTCCACATCTGTTCTTTTGTATAATGTCTTTTCTTTCCTATTTGTAaccccactaatattataaatgcgaaagtttgtaaggatgtgtatgtgtttgttgctcattcacgcataaactactgaaccgattgcaatgaaatttggtacgtagacagctggacaactggaataacatataggcaactttttatcccgatattcctacgggatatggacttacgcgggtgaaaacacggggcgcagctagtgtttataataagcgttttcattcattcattatactTTACACAAAACCAACACATACCTTATACTGCAAATGTCCCCATCCACTAATGGACACCATCACCCCTGGCTTCACATCCTTCACGCTGCCAATTGCAATCGGTCTGGAACTCTCCGTGACTGGAACAGCCTGCTCCAACAGCACGAGCTGGTAGTCAAAGTCGTGGCTGTGAAGGCGGGAGACGTTCCACATGGGGTGGGTGAAGTGGGCGCAGATCTTGAAGGGAGCCGCCTCGCTGCGTTGCGTCGAACCAATGTACACAAACTCGTCGTTAGTTCTGTAAAGGGATAGTCGGACCTATCTATGATTGGGAACAGGTATGGACTAACTGGTATGATGCACAAAATCTAATGGAATCAGAAGCATCAAACATTGCATCTTCTAATTGCtgagaatatattaaaacacgcCACGTAACGCAACTGCGAAAGATAAATGCGACGGAAAGTACTTCCATGGAATATTGTCGCTTAAGAAACATGACAGTTTATTGGAATCATTATTATACAGTACctatatagaatttaaatgtaaaattggcGTGATTTGAAAAGAGCAACTATAgggtttcttgccggctcttctctgtggaaactgctttccgaatctgtggtaaatgttaaaaatgtgttatgacgattcaaaagtgcttctataagaaatctaattgaataatgAATGTTTAACTTTTGAGTTTAgagtatatgtataaatagcaTACGTTACAATATTtaggataattttaattttaaattaaggatAATTAAGGCAAAAAATTGCTTTGTTCTTTTGTTAAACTAATCGCTAACACTTGCATATAAAAATGAGTGaaattgctatatttttttaaaccgcCAATAACGCGTACAGGTTTCCATTAAAAccatattatgtttaagttTACGAGGTccttaatcttttattttgtaatttttcttaaagtaACTTAAGTTAATAAAGTGTATATATACAACAAATCTGTAggagtaataatatttttttaaattttactatacTTACTTACAATGTGCGGCCGTGATAACCCACTCCGGAGCTATGAGCGCCCCCCCACAGTACTTCCCGTACAGAACCTGGAAGGGGACTTCCTGGATACTCGCAAACCGACCCCCCACTATCCTCCACCCAATCTGGAACATATTTACGACATCTATCTTTTGTTCCATTGGAATTATTCTGTAATATTTTCTCAATCATTAGATTCTTATTCTTCTATTCGTATTTTCATTTCTGAGCATAATACGTAGGCGagtgatgtgtgtgtgcgtgtggcCCTGTGTAACGACAGAGCCAGCTGTGCCGTTGATTTATGTGTGCGTCATTTTAACTCACGTTATACCCTTAAGTcaaattgattatataaatcttacaTCAACTGTCCGTTCTGCTGTATCGTCCTGCTCGTATAGCGCTGGCGAATTCACCTCGTGGAAGTAGCGGTAGGTGCGTGGAGGGACTTGGCGGGAAATGTACATTGAATAATACTTCTTTACGCATTCTGGCGTAAGGATACCGCGATATTCTGGAACTGTTCATAGTTAACTGGGAAAACGTGGTTGAGATGGATTGGACATTGGATGATTTGTTTTCTAGTACATTCAAACTCAACCATTTaatagacttcttatagaagcacttttcaATCATCATAACatacttttaacatttaccaccggttcggaaagcagtttctaaaTAGACGAGCCGaaaagaaactctgtagtcaTTGgttttatcctactaatattataatggcgaaagtttgtgaggatggatgcgttgcaaaaactactgaactgttgcaattaaatttggtacttagatagctggacaactgttaTGAcacaaaggcaactttttatcccgatattgctgcgggatacagacttacgcgggtgaaaacatagggcgcagctagtagactctaaatcaattttaatatccaAAATTgctagatatatataatacacaatgtattataaattgttactaATGTATTTTAGAACTTTATTTCCTTAACCATTTCCTCCAATTTCCAAtcctataatttatacatatgtataactGTAACATCTAGTCTAATACCTAAAGATTTGATACAGATGAAGCAATAAATCTCTAGTAATAAAGCCTTGCAGTAgtaaagctatttatttattatataataatatgagcacatcgtttttaaaatttcaaggaGAGTTGACTATTTTAAATGGGATTGACATGTAGATAAAAATcgaaaaaatgttataaaaaagatgATAATGGAGTTAACTAACTCAATTGTTTAAATGTCACCTAAAAATTactaacaaacaaatgaaacGAATGAGAAGCTTCACTTAAGTTAAAGTCAAAGTAAGACTAGCCTATGTCCACCCTCCAattctatcaaacacaaagaTCATGCAACAAACGATCGCTTGTGACGAGAAAgagaacaaacaaacacactttcacatttatgatattagtcaagatacaaaattaaatatagctttCCCGCGTTTCTTTAATACTTCATTTCCATCAAAGATGTTAActgataaaacaataatatcattCTTTGTTTACAACACAAGAGCTccaagattaataaatataaataagttttatttttaatataaaaaatgtaaagaaagCTAACATACACTCTTAGGcgatagatataaatttatacagagtatacacaaggacattatttattcctatcgatactattaataaaataaactcatgtaattattgttttccCACTTATCCCggataagtgtacaaaatttgaattaaatctgacTATCATCTAGTCCAAAGGAGTAGGTTACATCCAAACacacaggtgaagctaatcaAAGCGCGCTAAGATCTACTAAGATACAAAACACTAACCTGGTTTATTATTTTCGCAgtaagaagaaataaataaagccaAGAAAACGATTCGCACACAGTTGCACATGTTAACAAACACACGGACTAAACGTATTGTGACGAATGAAATCTTAACGcctttctatataattatatttatatactagcttaTGACGGGTTTTTGTTTCAGctggattttaatttttcaactgAAGTGAAATGGAAatctatatttgttaaaaacagtaaattgttatgagaatttaaaaaaggatgtttgtttgttagtttaaaACAATGCTTATATTACTcgctaaataatattataaaagaatcaGTATATATGTTAGCTTCCTCTGAACGCAATtaactaaatacatattccatttaaaatacttaaaataatgcatataagtgcgttgtaaattataacaaaataattgtgatcTTATATTGAGTATATAGAATTATGTTTAGCTCAGATAAGCCGAGGCGAGCAcctaacatatattatttacttttttaataaatatcatatctcTGGTTACCAAGGCTTAAATTGGGAaaacccactttaaacggacagatttaattcacttATCAAGAATCAATGACAATACAGTAATTTCATGTTTATCTTATGGTCCTGATTAgtatcgccaggattaaataatttctttgcaTATACTCGGTAttagagcaagtgagacaatttaggtGAGCGTGTTATTTGTTAATCATATCACAGCTATTGATAAGAAATCTgccatgaaaataaatgtgggGAAATTATCCCGTAATATACGGGAAAAGGGgagaataaaatagataactataaaatttttgtgttgtgatgacttaataatatcaaactcaaactcaaacatttatttatttaaagtactcGTGGAAATCCTGCCAATGGCGGTAAATgctaaaactatgttatgacgattcaaaagtgatTCTAGATGAGGTCTAATTGAATAGGAAATGTTTAGCCTAATTATAATCTtgataaagtataatatgaGAAAATTGGTAAAGAATCAAAGACGATAGGGGttgtctataaatattttggtgGAAGGAGTTGCGAGAGGCAAAATATGTAAGATTCAGATTAGATAGGCCACATAGATTGGATcctttttactattatatgaGTTGCTTATCTCAAATCcaaaattatacaacaatatattatataaaatcttacttaaagaaaaaattaactttttcttCGAAGAACAAATTGAATTAGTGTTATCGAAAATCAATTTGTTGATATATtgctttgatattataataaacttatcaTTTTAACTTTTCAATACATCAAAACTTGCATAAATCACTGTCAGAGTTAAAATTAACTTGcaatattaaatcaacaaGTCAAAGTATAGaaattgctattaaaataGGCAATTTTTCAACTCCTTAGTTACGATATTAAATGAGATCATGgtacttatatatttcataaaaggaCTTTTTTAACAGACAAACCACactaaaatcggttcatccattTTGATACATAGATcagagaaacaaacatttcgtttacaaataagattaaatcaattaaataatcgcAATCACAGTAATAAGCGTGTTCATATTGTTAAAAACGTATCgaattatcaataatttaaattacttttaatgcgaaaaaatacaacataattaaaaaatctttctgCCGTATGTGCGTCCAGTCATTAAAAAATGGATAAATTTACGTTTCAAGAGACTTAAACtttcttcataaaaatattttccccTTGAATCATTGCTCTGGAATTACTTTTCTGAGAATTGACAGAAGGTCTATCTAGTAAAGTCTTGGGAATTAAAGCACAAATGAAAGTTTTCACAAACTCCAACACGTGTAGGAAAGAGAATTCAACTAAAATgaacataattgaaatatgttcGGTTTCAAATAccatagtgaagtcccgtgtcccccagtggcgtatggggcagatgatgtacatctgtttcactgatcaattttctttatgg is a window encoding:
- the LOC119837675 gene encoding trypsin-like, with translation MIEKCFYKKSIKWLKYRGILTPECVKKYYSMYISRQVPPRTYRYFHEVNSPALYEQDDTAERTVDIGWRIVGGRFASIQEVPFQVLYGKYCGGALIAPEWVITAAHCKTNDEFVYIGSTQRSEAAPFKICAHFTHPMWNVSRLHSHDFDYQLVLLEQAVPVTESSRPIAIGSVKDVKPGVMVSISGWGHLQYKKSKMQEYLRRAYVPVMADEICKTMPDGNYDRITPRMFCAGYVNGTKDSCQGDSGGPAVVKGRLVGMVSYGVGCGGAHHPGVYSLVPMARDWIRSVTGLPL